The genomic window CCACGCTGGATACGCGGACGGGCCGCATCATCGTCGTGAGCTGCCTGGACAACCTGGTGAAGGGCGCGGCGGGCCAGGCGGTGCAGAACATGAACCTCATGCTCGGCCTGCCGGAGACGACGGGGATAGACGCCTTCGCGCTGTACCCGTAGGGCGCTTACCGAAACGGGCCGCTCACCCTGAGCCTGTCGAAGGGCCGGCGTCTCCCGTCCTCTATCTGCTATACTGGGCTGTGTCGCGTGCCCCCATCGTCTAGAGGCCCAGGACAACGGCCCTTCAAGCCGTCAACAGGAGTTCGAATCTCCTTGGGGGTACCAACCCTTCCGTAGGCAAGTGCCCGCTCGTAATCATGACTCGCACGAGACTCTATGACATACGAGAAAAAGCTCCGAATCTTTATCAGTTATGCTGGCGATGACGGCAAGGACTGCGCCCGCCGGGCAAAGGAGTTTTTTCGCTCTAGCAGACACGACCCGTATTTGTGGCCCCATGACAACAACCCCGTTGATCGCGTTTGGAAGCAAATTTCTGAGCAAATTGCATTCAGCACAGATTTGATGTTCTTCATTTGCACTAAAGGAAGCTCATTCTCTTATGGTCAACAGATGGAGATTGAGTATGCGATTAAACACAAAAAGCCTATAGTAGTCGCAAGTTTGGACCGAGCACCCGTCCTTGTAGTGCTAGGCCCCTTTGTAAGGCTAGACTGGAGCGCCGCCGAGTTTGACGCTCGATGCCTAGAGTTTGCCAGAAAGCTTCCAGAGTACGTCTCCCGAGCCTCTGCCATTCAGCCAGCGGAATCGGAGGCAAAGGGCTTAGAAGCGGAGGATCGGCGAACCAGATATATTCAGGAGCTCAGCGCTAATGTTGGCCAGCTTGATGGTGGGCGCGTTGAGAAGTACAAGGGGACGATTCTTCAGTCTTATTTGGAGGCCACTCGGCTTCGTTATCTAGTGCCAGTGACACAAGTCCTCAGCCGTATGGAAGCTTTGGGCTTCGAGCGTATCGAGCTCTGGGCTCTGATAAAACTGCAAGACTTTAACGACCCAAAGTTTGCATGGGATGGCTACTTTAGAGGTGTAGGCCGGTGGATTGCTGGGCAAGAGCTACGCTACCTACACGAGGCTATTATTCAACAGGTCGGCCAAAGTTCTCCAAACACCAAAGTCTTATCCCGTTCACATCCGGAATTTCAGGTACTTGTAGACTATATTCAGGAGCTAGAACACTTGAAACTAACTCCCGACAGGCTTCTAGCTCCAGTCGAAATGATGGTTCCCTTTTACAAGTTTTTCGAGTATTCATCAGAAGGTAGAGTTGAGTATTTCCAAATAGGGCGCAGCCGATTGGCCGTAAGCTGGTCGCATGAGAGCGCGCCGTTAGACCGCTTCATATTGTTCGACCATCAGGCCTGTATCTGGAAGGTACTCCCTGATTCCAATAGCGGCACAGCAATCACTATAGCTCTCGGCCAAAGTAAGCTGTATCCGGACAAGGTCGGATATGGAGTGGAAACGTGTGTGAAGTGTGAAATCACCCGCCCCGAAGCATTCCGAACGTTGCTAACGTCCCAATGAGCGCATAGCGTAGCGTGGAGGCCCCCCCCCGTGGTAATGTCGCTCACCGAGTCCCAGAAGCAGGTCGTGGCGATGGTCCGCGACTTCGTGAAGCGCGACATCCTGCCCATCGCCATGGAGTACGAGCACGGCGACCGCTATCCGTTCGAGGTCGTCGAGAAGATGAAGCGGCTCGGCCTCTTCGGGTGTATCATCCCCGAGCAGTACGGCGGCATGGGCCTGGACTTCGTGACCTACGCCCTGGTCATCGAGGAGATATGCAAGGGCTGGATGTCTGT from Dehalococcoidia bacterium includes these protein-coding regions:
- a CDS encoding toll/interleukin-1 receptor domain-containing protein, yielding MTYEKKLRIFISYAGDDGKDCARRAKEFFRSSRHDPYLWPHDNNPVDRVWKQISEQIAFSTDLMFFICTKGSSFSYGQQMEIEYAIKHKKPIVVASLDRAPVLVVLGPFVRLDWSAAEFDARCLEFARKLPEYVSRASAIQPAESEAKGLEAEDRRTRYIQELSANVGQLDGGRVEKYKGTILQSYLEATRLRYLVPVTQVLSRMEALGFERIELWALIKLQDFNDPKFAWDGYFRGVGRWIAGQELRYLHEAIIQQVGQSSPNTKVLSRSHPEFQVLVDYIQELEHLKLTPDRLLAPVEMMVPFYKFFEYSSEGRVEYFQIGRSRLAVSWSHESAPLDRFILFDHQACIWKVLPDSNSGTAITIALGQSKLYPDKVGYGVETCVKCEITRPEAFRTLLTSQ